In a genomic window of Sulfurimonas denitrificans DSM 1251:
- a CDS encoding NuoB/complex I 20 kDa subunit family protein — translation MAQHKINYTQNGGLPVALTSIDKIVNWGRSNSLWAMTYGLACCGIEMMASGASRYDFDRFGTIFRASPRQSDVMIVAGTLTKKHAEFIKRLYDQMTEPKWVISMGSCANTGGMFNTYATVQGVDRIIPVDLYLPGCAPRPETLQYGVMLLQKKIRANKASRAQVAKRLM, via the coding sequence ATGGCACAACATAAAATAAATTATACACAAAACGGCGGCTTACCTGTTGCACTTACAAGTATAGATAAAATTGTAAACTGGGGGCGTTCAAACTCACTTTGGGCAATGACTTATGGTCTTGCATGTTGCGGTATTGAGATGATGGCAAGTGGAGCTTCAAGATATGACTTCGATAGATTCGGAACTATCTTTAGAGCATCTCCAAGACAATCTGATGTGATGATTGTTGCTGGAACTTTGACTAAAAAACATGCTGAATTTATAAAAAGATTATATGACCAGATGACTGAGCCAAAATGGGTTATCTCTATGGGTTCATGCGCAAATACTGGCGGTATGTTTAATACTTACGCAACCGTTCAAGGGGTTGACAGAATTATTCCAGTTGATTTGTATCTGCCAGGATGTGCTCCACGTCCTGAGACACTTCAGTATGGCGTAATGCTGTTACAGAAAAAAATTCGTGCAAACAAAGCGTCTCGTGCGCAAGTGGCTAAGAGGTTAATGTAA
- a CDS encoding NAD(P)H-quinone oxidoreductase subunit 3: MEHVVTSNPYFGVFVLFLLTFGAFTMTTIIARLASRALAAKSNEKIKLSVYECGPEVTKQPNRISPQFYLFALLFLLFDVEIIFMFPWAVDFKLLGWFGFAEMLMFILLLTIGFVYAWKKGALEWHNIK, translated from the coding sequence ATGGAGCATGTAGTCACTTCAAATCCGTATTTTGGGGTATTTGTACTTTTTCTTTTGACATTTGGTGCATTTACGATGACAACGATTATCGCTCGTTTAGCGAGTCGTGCATTAGCGGCTAAGAGTAATGAAAAAATTAAATTGTCAGTTTATGAGTGTGGACCAGAGGTCACAAAACAACCAAATAGAATCTCTCCACAATTTTATCTATTTGCACTTCTATTTTTACTTTTTGATGTAGAGATTATCTTCATGTTCCCATGGGCTGTTGATTTTAAGTTGCTTGGTTGGTTTGGTTTTGCTGAGATGTTAATGTTTATACTTCTTTTAACTATCGGTTTTGTATATGCATGGAAAAAAGGAGCGCTAGAATGGCACAACATAAAATAA
- a CDS encoding SIMPL domain-containing protein gives MNLIKLFLITLLATFSYGYELKINKTFDETLEPDKMELTFSLSAKKESATETKELLHKAIESIKKESICKGAAYSINPEYNYNSKKRELLGFIGTANFECTFKQVEEIDALLTYFDTLKELELRQAPLRWVVDKENIKIAKTSLEFRAIKYAKEYAQTLLEEKIATCSVKNIELLMDGFVRYEAQNMMVARSAMPTPTKEPTTITINANYLYDCN, from the coding sequence ATGAATCTAATAAAACTTTTTCTTATAACTCTGCTTGCAACTTTTAGCTATGGATACGAGCTAAAAATAAACAAAACATTTGATGAGACTCTTGAGCCAGACAAAATGGAGCTAACTTTCTCTTTGAGTGCAAAAAAAGAGAGTGCAACAGAGACAAAAGAGCTTTTGCATAAAGCGATAGAGAGTATAAAAAAAGAGTCTATCTGCAAAGGTGCAGCTTATAGCATAAATCCTGAGTACAACTACAATTCTAAAAAAAGGGAGCTTTTGGGCTTTATAGGAACTGCTAATTTTGAGTGTACTTTTAAACAAGTAGAAGAGATAGATGCACTTTTAACTTATTTTGACACTCTCAAAGAGCTAGAGCTAAGACAAGCGCCACTTAGATGGGTAGTTGATAAAGAGAACATAAAAATAGCAAAAACGAGCTTGGAGTTTAGAGCGATAAAGTATGCAAAAGAGTACGCACAAACTCTATTAGAAGAAAAAATTGCTACATGTAGTGTAAAAAATATAGAGCTTTTAATGGATGGTTTTGTTCGTTACGAAGCACAAAATATGATGGTAGCAAGAAGTGCAATGCCAACTCCCACAAAAGAGCCAACAACTATAACCATCAACGCAAACTATCTCTATGATTGCAATTAG
- a CDS encoding nucleoside deaminase has translation MKHSIFMKKAIKEATFGVERGDGGPFGAVIVKDGKVIAKAHNRVLKLNDATAHAEIEAIRKASKKLLTYDLSECEIYTTCMPCPMCMGAIRWANIKSVYFGATSQDADDIGFRDKEFYEKDFLELKNIQRAECLELFEMWQKKEDKRLY, from the coding sequence ATGAAACACTCCATTTTTATGAAAAAAGCTATAAAAGAAGCTACTTTCGGAGTTGAGAGAGGTGATGGCGGACCCTTTGGTGCAGTAATAGTAAAAGATGGCAAAGTTATAGCAAAAGCGCACAACAGAGTCTTAAAATTAAACGATGCTACTGCTCATGCTGAGATTGAGGCGATAAGAAAAGCCTCAAAAAAACTGCTTACTTATGATTTGAGTGAATGTGAAATATATACTACATGTATGCCATGCCCGATGTGTATGGGAGCGATTAGATGGGCAAATATTAAGAGTGTTTACTTTGGCGCAACCAGCCAAGATGCTGATGATATAGGCTTTAGAGATAAAGAGTTTTATGAGAAAGATTTTTTAGAGTTAAAAAATATACAAAGAGCTGAGTGTTTAGAGCTCTTTGAAATGTGGCAAAAAAAAGAGGATAAGAGGCTTTACTAA
- a CDS encoding sirohydrochlorin chelatase, which translates to MQGYILLSHGSKVKESNDASSKVLEELSKSLQNAQLAFLELAQPDFESAVKNLKEDGVTFIKVLPLFLAPGKHVREDVPHLCETFSKKYDIKITVLEHIGTNSGYVELIKNILLQK; encoded by the coding sequence ATGCAAGGATATATACTTCTCTCACATGGAAGCAAGGTTAAAGAGTCAAATGATGCAAGTAGTAAAGTTTTAGAGGAGCTAAGTAAAAGTTTACAAAACGCTCAACTTGCTTTTTTAGAGCTGGCTCAGCCAGATTTTGAGAGTGCAGTAAAAAATCTCAAAGAAGATGGCGTGACTTTTATAAAAGTTTTGCCTCTTTTTCTAGCTCCAGGAAAACATGTAAGAGAAGATGTCCCACATCTCTGTGAGACATTTAGTAAAAAATATGATATCAAGATAACAGTTTTAGAGCATATTGGTACAAATAGCGGATATGTGGAACTCATAAAAAATATTTTATTGCAAAAGTAA